A section of the Papio anubis isolate 15944 chromosome 4, Panubis1.0, whole genome shotgun sequence genome encodes:
- the LOC101020420 gene encoding LOW QUALITY PROTEIN: uncharacterized protein LOC101020420 (The sequence of the model RefSeq protein was modified relative to this genomic sequence to represent the inferred CDS: inserted 6 bases in 6 codons; deleted 1 base in 1 codon; substituted 3 bases at 3 genomic stop codons) codes for LGNVKGXAGARXLSSLASGATEDSKQDLWSPLHRLSVETCEIDNIRPFRAKTNASFVGYSLTEMLLGGLCRGWMSRGHPPRPAGGPSSEAARPVVSRLXCRLGERGGSRNTEEVKRQNQGDGVLRRGWGAVRRRSTEAEVQVCRDVDCVCSARSVGASSELHXFPGYLGPWITLSSAXCQLISKLLLAGLRLSREHXGKPCAAGWTQAHLADYSCXCSPVCPQEVRVRLLFXHDHGRRGTNMRXLASPQCWLPRAGATLGEGLGQGTLSLVATAWVNCLAGLATRAQKAEALSTFSSHPALAQGHT; via the exons CTGGGTAATGTGAAAGGATAGGCTGGAGCTAGGTAGCTAAGCAGCTTGGCAAGTGGAGCTACTGAGGATTCGAAACAGGACCTCTGGAGTCCTCTCCACCGTTTATCGGTTGAAACATGTGAAATAGACAATATTCGGCCATTTAGGGCCAAGACAAATGCCAGCTTTGTGGGGTACAGCCTCACAGAGATGCTTCTTGGGGGTCTTTGCAGAGGGTGGATGAGCAGAGGGCATCCTCCGCGGCCTGCTGGGGGACCCAGCTCTGAGGCTGCCAGGCCAGTGGTGTCCAGACTCTAGTGTAGGCTGGGAGAAAGGGGAGGTTCAAGAAACACGGAGGAGGTGAAGCGGCAGAACCAGGGGGATGGGGTGCTGCGGAGGGGATGGGGTGCTGTG AGGAGAAGGAGCACTGAGGCTGAGGTCCAGGTTTGCAGAGACGTAGACTGTGTGTGTTCCGCCAG GTCTGTGGGTGCCTCGTCTGAGCTAC AGTTTCCAGGTTACCTGGGACCGTGGATAACTCTCAGCTCAG ACTGTCAGTTGATTTCCAAGCTGCTGTTGGCTGGACTCAGGCTCAGCAGGGAGC CTGGCAAGCCCTGTGCTGCGGGCTGGACTCAGGCCCATCTCGCTGATTACTCTT TTTGCTCTCCAGTATGTCCTCAGGAGGTCAGAGTCCGCTTGTTGT TTCATGACCACGGGAGGAGGGGCACCAACATGA GTCTAGCATCTCCCCAGTGCTGGCTTCCCAGGGCTGGGGCAACCCTGGGGGAGGGGTTGGGACAGGGAACTCTGTCACTTGTTGCCACTGCCTGGGTCAACTGCCTGGCAGGGCTGGCCACTcgtgctcagaaggctgaggccttATCTACCTTCTCCTCTCACCCAGCGCTCGCACAAGGACACACCTGA